Proteins encoded in a region of the Acidimicrobiales bacterium genome:
- a CDS encoding serine hydrolase domain-containing protein — protein MAPPAPIHGDVDPAFSTVRDAFAANFSAGLELGASLSVSVGGRNVVDLWGGWLDAARTRPWESDSLVCVFSCTKGVAAVATMWAVDRGLVNLDAPVTRYWPEFAAAGKEALPVRWLLTHEAGLPAIGRRMALGSLSDWDAMTTALAEQEPWWEPGTAHGYHGVTFGHLVGQVLRGATGRTCGELVSDELGAPLGVDLHMPLPRWDDARTADLIVETAPDGTFFDRWDMKTSLGPRAFGNPPDSNDPAHCMTDAWRRAEIPAANMHSNARGLDRLFSVLAAGGESGGLRIASPGLVEEFGRCQVRGVDRVMELPTAFALGFEHTIPEWP, from the coding sequence ATGGCTCCCCCCGCTCCCATCCACGGTGATGTCGACCCCGCCTTCTCGACGGTGCGGGACGCCTTTGCCGCCAACTTCTCGGCCGGGCTCGAGCTCGGTGCCTCGCTGTCGGTCAGCGTCGGCGGTCGCAACGTCGTGGACCTATGGGGCGGGTGGCTGGACGCCGCCCGCACACGGCCGTGGGAGAGCGACAGCCTGGTGTGCGTGTTCTCCTGCACCAAGGGCGTGGCCGCCGTCGCGACCATGTGGGCCGTCGATCGGGGGCTGGTGAACCTCGACGCGCCGGTGACACGGTACTGGCCGGAGTTCGCCGCCGCGGGGAAGGAGGCCCTTCCGGTGCGGTGGCTGCTGACCCATGAGGCCGGCCTGCCCGCCATCGGGAGACGCATGGCCCTCGGGTCGCTGTCCGACTGGGACGCCATGACCACAGCACTGGCGGAGCAGGAGCCGTGGTGGGAACCGGGCACGGCCCACGGCTACCACGGGGTGACGTTCGGTCATCTCGTCGGCCAGGTGCTGCGGGGCGCAACCGGGCGCACGTGTGGTGAGCTGGTGTCCGACGAGCTGGGCGCGCCCCTGGGCGTGGACCTCCACATGCCCCTGCCCAGGTGGGACGACGCCCGGACCGCCGATCTGATCGTGGAGACCGCCCCCGACGGGACGTTCTTCGACCGTTGGGACATGAAGACCTCGCTCGGGCCCCGCGCCTTCGGGAACCCTCCTGACTCCAACGACCCGGCCCACTGCATGACCGACGCCTGGCGCCGCGCCGAGATCCCCGCCGCCAACATGCACTCGAACGCCCGCGGCCTCGACCGCCTGTTCAGCGTACTGGCGGCCGGCGGGGAGTCCGGGGGGCTGCGGATCGCCTCACCCGGGCTGGTCGAGGAGTTCGGCCGCTGTCAGGTACGCGGCGTGGACAGGGTAATGGAGCTGCCGACGGCGTTCGCTCTCGGGTTCGAGCACACCATCCCCGAATGGCCGTT
- a CDS encoding nuclear transport factor 2 family protein — protein sequence MTITDNERRAANREVVGAVLASITAGTFDRLAEYVTDDLLFDLPYGPDFMPNPIHGREAWNKMQLMTFELFSSFKQTLLEMHDCLDPDELVAEYQSDAVVKRNGNAYTNRYIGVFRFRDGKISQWREYHNPEATKVI from the coding sequence ATGACCATCACCGACAACGAGCGGCGCGCCGCCAACCGCGAGGTCGTGGGGGCCGTCCTGGCCTCGATCACGGCCGGGACCTTCGATCGGCTGGCCGAGTACGTGACCGACGACCTGCTGTTCGACCTTCCCTACGGGCCGGACTTCATGCCCAACCCGATCCACGGCCGGGAGGCGTGGAACAAGATGCAGCTCATGACCTTCGAGCTGTTCAGCTCGTTCAAGCAGACCCTGCTCGAGATGCACGACTGCCTGGATCCCGACGAGCTGGTAGCCGAGTACCAGAGCGACGCCGTGGTGAAGCGCAACGGGAACGCCTACACCAACCGCTACATCGGTGTCTTCCGCTTCCGCGACGGCAAGATCTCCCAGTGGCGGGAGTACCACAACCCCGAGGCCACCAAGGTCATCTAG